From a region of the Synchiropus splendidus isolate RoL2022-P1 chromosome 12, RoL_Sspl_1.0, whole genome shotgun sequence genome:
- the vegfaa gene encoding vascular endothelial growth factor A-A has protein sequence MRGFTTMNIVVTLVKILVAEVLHIASVTTASINKEVVDKSKNEVIQFMEVYNKSQCQPRELLVDILQEYPEDTAHSYIPSCVVLSRCGGCCNDEMKECVPIETRNVTLQVMRIHSMGSQHTVHLTFTEHKKCDCRQKPDVPLKKEYQCAPCSERRKRLFVQDPLTCKCSCKFTQLNCKSRQLELNEGTCRCDKPRR, from the exons ATGCGTGGATTTACAACCATGAACATTGTTGTCACTTTGGTGAAAATCCTAGTGGCAGAGGTTCTTCACATCGCCTCTGTTACG ACTGCCAGCATCAACAAGGAAGTGGTGGATAAAAGCAAGAATGAGG TCATCCAGTTTATGGAAGTGTACAACAAGAGCCAGTGCCAGCCTCGGGAGCTGCTGGTGGACATCCTTCAGGAGTATCCGGAGGACACTGCACACAGCTACATCCCGTCCTGTGTTGTCCTCAGTCGCTGTGGGGGCTGTTGCAACGATGAGATGAAGGAGTGCGTGCCAATTGAAACACGAAATGTAACACTGCAG GTTATGCGAATTCACTCGATGGGTTCGCAGCATACAGTTCACTTGACTTTCACAGAGCATAAAAAGTGTGATTGCAG GCAAAAGCCAGATGTTCCACTGAAGAAAGAATA CCAGTGTGCGCCTTGCTCAGAAAGAAGGAAGCGCTTGTTTGTGCAGGACCCTCTCACCTGTAAATGTTCCTGCAAATTCACACAATTAAACTGCAAGTCCAGGCAACTTGAGTTAAACGAGGGAACTTGCAG ATGTGACAAACCAAGAAGATGA